In Aliamphritea ceti, a single window of DNA contains:
- the purE gene encoding 5-(carboxyamino)imidazole ribonucleotide mutase — MSNVTVSIIMGSRSDWPTMELATIPLKELGVEFETQVVSAHRTPDRLHQFASEAHTRGIQVIIAGAGGAAHLAGMAAAMTHLPVIAVPVASKYMKGMDSLMSMVQMPKGVAVACQAIGEAGGYNAGLMAAQMLALQDEALSERLQAWRKNQTDSVPLEVC, encoded by the coding sequence ATGAGCAATGTGACAGTAAGCATCATTATGGGATCACGGTCTGACTGGCCGACCATGGAGCTGGCAACTATACCCCTGAAGGAACTTGGGGTGGAGTTTGAAACTCAGGTTGTTTCTGCTCATCGTACACCAGACCGTCTGCATCAGTTTGCAAGCGAAGCGCATACTCGCGGTATTCAGGTCATTATTGCCGGTGCCGGCGGTGCTGCTCACCTTGCGGGTATGGCTGCTGCAATGACACATTTACCTGTTATTGCTGTACCGGTTGCCAGTAAATACATGAAAGGTATGGATAGCCTGATGTCTATGGTACAGATGCCTAAAGGCGTGGCTGTTGCCTGTCAGGCGATCGGTGAAGCTGGCGGTTATAACGCCGGTTTGATGGCTGCGCAGATGTTAGCTTTACAGGATGAAGCCCTGAGTGAGCGTTTGCAGGCATGGCGTAAGAATCAGACTGACAGTGTGCCACTGGAGGTGTGTTAA
- a CDS encoding 5-(carboxyamino)imidazole ribonucleotide synthase: MHIAIVGCGQLARMMALAGWPMGYRFTFLAGAGENTTCVQGLGDIVDLTDDMKGNALFNALGEPDVVTVEREHVDTVLLKTLVPHCAVYPQPEAIEVCQHRGREKTFLNNLGIPTASFRVANSTEELQAAVDEMGAPVLIKSCEEGYDGRGQWLIENPQQLTDLLSSDTVLPEVVVEGFVKFEREVSLVAARSPNGDISCYPLAENHHSGGILLSSVAPAPELTDEMTAQAKEIADAVFNELNYVGVLAIELFVSEGKLIVNELAPRVHNSGHWTQIAGICTQFENHMRAITSVGLGTTEPDGYSAMVNLLGCDPTDEMVDMSNVQLHKYNKTLRPNRKVGHLNLRHNTLNELQVQVETFKQELYG; encoded by the coding sequence ATGCATATTGCAATAGTAGGCTGCGGACAGCTGGCGCGAATGATGGCGCTTGCTGGCTGGCCAATGGGGTATCGATTTACCTTTCTGGCCGGTGCCGGTGAGAATACCACCTGTGTGCAGGGGTTGGGTGATATTGTTGATCTAACCGACGATATGAAAGGTAATGCTCTTTTTAATGCATTGGGTGAGCCTGATGTAGTTACCGTTGAGCGTGAGCATGTAGATACGGTATTACTTAAAACGCTTGTACCTCACTGTGCTGTCTATCCTCAGCCAGAAGCGATCGAAGTCTGCCAGCATCGTGGTCGTGAGAAAACCTTCCTGAATAATCTGGGCATTCCGACAGCTAGTTTCCGGGTTGCTAATAGTACTGAAGAATTGCAGGCGGCCGTTGATGAGATGGGTGCTCCTGTACTGATCAAGTCATGCGAAGAAGGTTATGATGGTCGTGGCCAGTGGTTGATTGAAAATCCACAGCAATTAACTGATTTACTAAGCAGCGATACTGTTTTGCCGGAAGTTGTTGTTGAAGGTTTTGTGAAGTTTGAGCGTGAGGTGTCTCTGGTTGCAGCCCGTTCGCCGAACGGAGATATCAGCTGTTATCCGTTGGCAGAGAATCATCACAGCGGCGGTATTCTGCTGAGTTCTGTTGCGCCGGCTCCCGAGCTGACTGATGAAATGACTGCTCAGGCTAAAGAGATTGCTGATGCCGTTTTCAACGAACTAAATTATGTTGGCGTATTGGCAATTGAGTTGTTTGTGAGTGAAGGGAAGCTTATTGTTAATGAGTTAGCTCCACGGGTGCATAACAGTGGCCACTGGACTCAGATTGCCGGTATTTGCACACAGTTTGAAAATCATATGCGAGCGATTACTTCTGTTGGTTTGGGTACAACTGAGCCAGATGGTTATTCTGCGATGGTAAATCTTCTTGGCTGTGATCCTACCGATGAGATGGTGGATATGAGTAACGTACAACTACATAAGTACAATAAAACTCTGCGACCTAACCGTAAGGTTGGTCATCTGAACCTGCGTCACAACACTCTTAATGAGCTTCAGGTGCAGGTTGAGACTTTTAAACAGGAACTTTACGGTTAA
- a CDS encoding acyltransferase family protein produces the protein MHYDPKLDGLRAIAAILVVAFHAKVPQLSGGFLGVDIFFVLSGYLITKLLVDERQKTNQINYCRFYTRRLWRLYPALLLLITVYALLAPILYPQYKTTQHYQDIVLSGLYLADYARAFDIPLEVLSHTWSLSVEMHFYLLWPLILALILKLPKEHIRLTLSFMWIAATLWRWQEHYWLQDWRDIYDRADTHCSGLIFGALLTTINPIKNKLVTIIGFMLTSLAMAYFRWRMESTTLFGFSLTEIGAAMIILAAPTWMGSSILAWLGKMSYGLYLWHYPVIHIMRNLDASWQTSLITALSIGIALAAISYYLIEQPILKRHRKNYQMTKTSN, from the coding sequence ATGCACTACGATCCCAAGCTAGATGGTTTGCGTGCTATCGCCGCAATCTTGGTTGTAGCATTTCATGCTAAAGTTCCTCAACTTAGCGGCGGCTTTCTTGGCGTAGATATTTTCTTCGTCCTGTCCGGATACCTCATAACAAAACTCCTTGTGGATGAAAGGCAGAAAACAAATCAGATCAACTACTGTCGCTTTTATACAAGACGATTGTGGCGGTTATATCCCGCTCTACTTTTATTGATAACAGTTTATGCTCTTCTTGCACCAATACTGTATCCACAATATAAAACTACACAACACTACCAAGATATTGTTTTATCGGGTCTTTATCTGGCAGATTACGCTCGGGCTTTTGATATTCCCCTTGAAGTGCTAAGCCATACCTGGAGCCTTTCAGTAGAAATGCACTTCTATTTACTATGGCCCCTCATTTTAGCCTTGATCTTAAAACTCCCTAAAGAACATATTAGACTCACTCTTTCTTTCATGTGGATTGCCGCGACTCTCTGGAGATGGCAAGAACACTATTGGCTTCAAGACTGGCGTGATATTTACGATAGAGCTGACACACATTGCAGCGGCCTGATATTTGGTGCATTGCTAACTACTATCAACCCCATCAAGAACAAACTCGTCACTATTATTGGCTTTATGCTAACCAGCTTGGCAATGGCTTATTTTCGCTGGCGTATGGAATCAACTACATTATTCGGATTCAGTCTCACTGAAATCGGCGCTGCCATGATCATTCTCGCCGCCCCTACATGGATGGGCAGCAGCATATTAGCGTGGCTCGGGAAAATGTCTTATGGACTTTATCTTTGGCACTACCCTGTAATACATATTATGAGAAACCTTGATGCCAGCTGGCAAACCTCATTAATAACAGCTCTATCGATTGGCATTGCGCTTGCTGCTATAAGTTATTATCTGATAGAACAGCCTATACTTAAGCGCCATAGAAAAAACTATCAGATGACGAAAACCTCAAATTAG
- the rpoD gene encoding RNA polymerase sigma factor RpoD, whose translation MSDTSQQQSRLKELIARGKEQGYLTYAEVNDHLPEDIADPDQVEDIIRMINDMGIKVSQEAPDADTLLMTEGDSAEEADDEAVAALAAVESDAGRTTDPVRMYMREMGTVELLTRQGEIEIAKRIEEGLREVMAGLAAFPGSVEAILGAYDATLEEEGRLSDIFSGYIDPDEGNEIPTAAPQPAADSDDDDEEEKERGPDPEEAKRRFDLVRSTYITYLKAAESQGRDSKAASKAFKELTDAFSPIKLSPRYYDMLVDNVRSAIDRIRRQERAIMQICTQRAKMPRRQFIKEFPGNETNPEWLQNLINSDNAFAPALKRHEIELKRAQKKLIQIEGELHLTLNEMKDVNRRMSIGEARARRAKKEMVEANLRLVISIAKKYTNRGLQFLDLIQEGNIGLMKAVDKFEYRRGYKFSTYATWWIRQAITRSIADQARTIRIPVHMIETINKLNRISRQMLQEMGREPTPEELAERMDMPEDKIRKVLKIAKEPISMETPIGDDEDSSLGDFIEDVTIDSPVDSATGEGLREATKEVLAGLTAREAKVLRMRFGINMNTDHTLEEVGKQFDVTRERIRQIEAKALRKLRHPSRSDHLRGFLDDH comes from the coding sequence ATGTCAGACACCTCCCAGCAGCAGTCACGCCTCAAGGAACTGATCGCACGCGGTAAGGAGCAAGGCTACCTTACATACGCCGAAGTCAATGACCACCTGCCAGAAGATATTGCCGATCCGGATCAGGTCGAAGACATTATTCGCATGATCAACGACATGGGCATCAAAGTATCTCAAGAAGCACCAGATGCCGATACCCTGCTGATGACCGAAGGCGATTCCGCGGAAGAAGCAGACGACGAAGCAGTTGCCGCACTGGCTGCAGTAGAATCCGATGCAGGCCGCACCACTGACCCTGTTCGTATGTATATGCGAGAAATGGGTACAGTTGAACTGCTGACTCGCCAGGGCGAAATAGAAATCGCTAAGCGCATCGAAGAAGGCCTCCGTGAAGTTATGGCTGGCCTGGCTGCGTTCCCTGGGTCAGTTGAAGCGATTCTCGGTGCTTACGACGCCACATTAGAAGAAGAAGGCCGACTGAGTGATATTTTCAGCGGTTATATCGATCCTGATGAAGGTAACGAGATTCCGACAGCGGCACCTCAGCCAGCAGCTGACAGCGATGACGATGACGAAGAAGAAAAAGAGCGCGGCCCAGACCCTGAAGAAGCAAAACGACGCTTTGACCTGGTTCGTAGCACTTACATTACGTATCTGAAAGCCGCAGAAAGCCAGGGGCGCGACAGCAAAGCCGCTTCTAAAGCCTTTAAAGAGCTTACCGACGCTTTCTCGCCTATTAAACTGTCACCTCGTTACTATGACATGCTGGTTGATAATGTGCGCAGCGCAATAGACCGTATTCGTCGTCAGGAACGTGCGATCATGCAGATCTGCACTCAGCGTGCAAAGATGCCTCGTCGTCAGTTTATAAAAGAATTCCCAGGCAATGAAACCAACCCAGAATGGCTTCAGAACCTGATTAATTCAGATAACGCTTTCGCGCCGGCTCTGAAGCGTCACGAAATCGAACTTAAGCGTGCTCAGAAGAAACTGATTCAGATCGAAGGCGAGCTCCACTTAACGCTGAACGAAATGAAAGACGTTAACCGTCGCATGTCGATTGGTGAAGCTCGTGCTCGTCGCGCTAAGAAAGAAATGGTTGAAGCAAACCTTCGTCTGGTAATTTCGATTGCCAAGAAGTATACCAACCGTGGCTTACAATTCCTGGATCTGATCCAGGAAGGCAACATCGGTTTGATGAAGGCAGTAGATAAATTTGAATACCGTCGCGGTTACAAATTCTCTACTTATGCAACATGGTGGATTCGACAAGCAATCACCCGCTCTATCGCTGACCAGGCACGTACAATTCGTATTCCTGTTCATATGATCGAGACTATCAACAAGCTAAACCGTATCTCTCGTCAGATGCTACAGGAAATGGGTCGTGAACCTACACCTGAAGAACTGGCTGAACGTATGGATATGCCTGAAGATAAGATCCGTAAAGTTCTGAAGATTGCTAAAGAGCCTATCTCTATGGAAACTCCAATTGGCGACGATGAAGATTCGAGCCTGGGTGATTTCATTGAAGATGTAACTATCGACTCTCCGGTAGACTCAGCCACAGGCGAAGGTCTTCGTGAAGCAACTAAAGAAGTTCTTGCCGGCCTGACAGCTCGTGAAGCCAAAGTTCTTCGTATGCGTTTCGGTATTAACATGAATACCGATCACACACTGGAAGAAGTAGGTAAGCAGTTTGATGTAACTCGTGAGCGTATTCGTCAGATCGAAGCGAAAGCACTTCGTAAGCTGCGCCACCCAAGCCGCTCTGATCATCTGCGCGGTTTCCTGGACGATCATTAA
- the dnaG gene encoding DNA primase, translated as MAGKIPQSFIDDLLARINVLDIVESRVKLKRTGKNYSGLCPFHNEKSPSFTVNNEKQFYYCFGCGAGGNALGFIMEHDRLSFPEAVEELAKLAGVEVPRDESRVDHQRELRRKDIFALLEEASSFYQEQLKQHSQKAKAVEYLKGRGLTGKIAALFGIGYAPPGWDNLLKKLSQTEADKPRLEQAGMLIHKEESDRYYDRFRDRIMFPIKDMRGRVIAFGGRVLGDEKPKYLNSPETETFHKGRELYGLYEARKFNQHLNKLIIVEGYMDVVGLAQYGISYAVATLGTATSAQHLERLFKMVDEVIFCFDGDQAGRKAASRALETTLPVISDGKQARFLFLPEGEDPDSLVRQEGTEKFEKRLTEALPLSDFFFRTLGEDADLNSLDGRASFSNQALPMIQLMQPSILQQMMQDKISELTGLSFEQLNSISNLQEATKASPQPTYQTTEYEPASDYDDYPQPEYDQGGGYYDNDYSGYGDGNSQKNNGFKRKGKSGKGKFKNKNFRQEKPEFRPPQDLNIRITPASSAISILLHAPHLANGCELSFLANSNSRTEQLLFKLVEYLRQTPDATLGMLFVDWESETDLAGYLGTLNEISHLEPIQNTDNAQNVLSDSLQRLQERSIDQQIDELKSLNQRSPEDNKRLNQLLLQQHSSRASR; from the coding sequence ATGGCCGGAAAAATCCCGCAATCTTTTATTGATGACCTGCTTGCCCGCATTAACGTGCTGGATATTGTTGAGTCGCGGGTAAAACTCAAACGCACCGGCAAAAATTATTCTGGCCTGTGCCCTTTCCATAATGAAAAATCCCCTTCCTTCACCGTTAATAACGAAAAACAGTTCTATTACTGTTTTGGCTGCGGTGCTGGCGGTAACGCCTTGGGATTCATTATGGAGCATGACAGGCTTAGCTTCCCTGAAGCTGTGGAAGAGCTTGCCAAACTGGCCGGCGTTGAAGTTCCGCGCGATGAGTCCAGAGTCGACCATCAACGTGAATTACGTCGCAAAGATATCTTTGCCTTGCTAGAAGAAGCTTCCAGCTTTTATCAGGAACAATTAAAGCAACACAGTCAGAAAGCGAAAGCTGTAGAGTACCTGAAAGGACGCGGTTTAACCGGAAAAATTGCTGCCCTGTTCGGTATAGGTTATGCACCACCTGGCTGGGACAATCTCCTCAAAAAACTAAGCCAGACTGAAGCAGACAAGCCTCGCCTTGAACAGGCAGGAATGCTTATCCACAAGGAAGAGAGTGATCGCTATTACGACCGCTTCCGTGATCGCATTATGTTTCCAATCAAGGATATGCGCGGCAGAGTTATCGCTTTCGGCGGACGTGTACTAGGTGATGAAAAACCTAAATACCTTAACTCCCCAGAAACAGAGACCTTCCATAAAGGTCGCGAGCTTTACGGCCTGTATGAAGCCCGAAAATTCAATCAGCATCTCAACAAACTGATTATTGTCGAAGGCTATATGGATGTTGTAGGGCTGGCTCAATATGGCATTAGCTATGCCGTTGCTACACTTGGCACAGCCACTTCCGCACAACACCTCGAACGCCTTTTCAAAATGGTCGATGAAGTCATCTTCTGCTTTGACGGCGATCAGGCTGGCCGAAAAGCAGCAAGCCGGGCATTAGAAACCACCTTACCTGTCATTTCTGACGGCAAACAGGCACGCTTTCTCTTTCTGCCGGAAGGCGAAGACCCGGACAGCCTGGTACGCCAGGAAGGCACTGAGAAATTTGAAAAACGCCTGACTGAAGCTCTGCCATTATCAGACTTTTTCTTCCGCACCCTTGGAGAAGACGCAGACCTTAACAGTCTCGACGGCCGGGCCAGCTTTAGTAATCAGGCACTACCCATGATTCAGCTGATGCAACCAAGTATTTTGCAGCAAATGATGCAAGATAAAATAAGTGAGCTCACGGGTCTCAGTTTTGAACAGCTAAACAGCATCAGCAACCTCCAGGAAGCCACGAAAGCATCACCTCAGCCAACATATCAGACAACTGAATACGAACCTGCTTCAGACTACGACGACTATCCACAGCCAGAATACGATCAGGGCGGTGGTTATTACGACAATGATTACTCAGGCTATGGCGATGGTAACAGCCAGAAGAACAATGGCTTCAAGCGTAAGGGCAAATCAGGAAAGGGGAAGTTTAAAAACAAGAACTTTCGCCAGGAAAAGCCTGAATTCAGGCCGCCACAAGATCTGAATATACGCATTACACCAGCAAGCAGCGCTATATCAATTTTGTTACATGCACCGCACCTGGCTAATGGCTGTGAACTCAGTTTTCTGGCCAACAGCAATAGTCGAACGGAGCAACTACTCTTCAAGCTTGTCGAATACTTGCGCCAGACACCTGATGCGACACTTGGCATGCTATTTGTTGACTGGGAGTCCGAGACGGATCTGGCAGGCTATCTTGGTACGCTCAACGAGATATCCCACCTGGAACCGATTCAAAACACAGATAATGCACAAAATGTTTTGAGCGATTCCTTACAGCGTTTACAGGAACGCAGTATTGATCAGCAGATAGATGAACTAAAATCTCTCAATCAACGCTCGCCTGAAGATAATAAGCGCCTGAACCAACTGTTATTGCAACAACATAGCAGCAGAGCCAGCCGCTAA
- a CDS encoding GatB/YqeY domain-containing protein, producing the protein MSDLKQRISDEMKTAMRAKAKERLTTIRMILAEIKRIEVDERITPDDTRILATLDKMQKQRRDSISQFEAADRNDLADIEKQELVVIKEFLPQALSEAELISIIDQAVTDSQAQSMQDMGKVMALVKPQVQGRADMGPISQLVKTRLTS; encoded by the coding sequence ATGTCTGACCTGAAGCAACGCATCAGTGATGAGATGAAAACAGCAATGCGTGCTAAGGCAAAAGAACGCCTGACAACCATCCGAATGATTCTTGCCGAAATCAAGCGCATCGAAGTTGATGAGCGGATTACACCTGACGATACCCGTATTCTCGCCACGCTGGATAAAATGCAAAAGCAGCGTCGCGATTCGATCAGCCAGTTTGAAGCGGCTGACCGAAATGATTTGGCCGATATTGAGAAGCAGGAACTCGTTGTTATCAAAGAGTTTCTGCCTCAGGCACTTTCAGAAGCTGAACTTATCAGCATCATTGATCAGGCTGTCACTGACTCCCAGGCACAAAGTATGCAAGATATGGGTAAAGTAATGGCACTGGTTAAACCTCAGGTACAGGGCCGCGCCGATATGGGCCCCATTAGTCAACTGGTTAAAACCCGTCTGACATCCTGA
- the rpsU gene encoding 30S ribosomal protein S21, with protein sequence MPAVKVKENEPFDVALRRFKRSCEKAGVLAEVRRREFYEKPTSVRKRKAAAAVKRHLKKVQRENQRRVRLY encoded by the coding sequence ATGCCAGCAGTTAAAGTTAAAGAAAACGAGCCATTTGACGTAGCTCTGCGTCGTTTCAAGCGTTCTTGCGAAAAAGCAGGTGTTTTGGCTGAAGTGCGTCGTCGTGAATTTTACGAGAAGCCAACTTCCGTTCGTAAGCGTAAGGCTGCTGCTGCTGTAAAGCGCCACCTGAAAAAAGTTCAGCGCGAAAACCAGCGTCGCGTACGTCTGTACTAA
- the tsaD gene encoding tRNA (adenosine(37)-N6)-threonylcarbamoyltransferase complex transferase subunit TsaD yields MRVLGIETSCDETGVAIYDTDKGLLGDALYSQVAMHAEYGGVVPELASRDHVRKLLPLVRETLQQADTTPQQLDAVAYTAGPGLIGALMVGAATGRAMALGWGIPALGVHHMEGHLLAPMLEDTPPAFPFVALLVSGGHTQLVRVDAIGEYSLLGESLDDAAGEAFDKAAKMLGLAYPGGPEVARMAELGDRSRFRFPRPMTDRPGLDMSFSGLKTFTLNTSNKLRVEGELSEQDKYDVAAAFEEAVVETLAIKCRRALQQTGFKQLVIAGGVSANQRLRRKLGDMVAKEKAELFYARPRFCTDNGAMIAFAGAQRLLAGQKSDLTILAQPRWPLDTLPGL; encoded by the coding sequence ATGCGTGTATTGGGTATTGAAACTTCATGTGATGAAACCGGCGTAGCGATCTACGACACCGATAAAGGTTTATTAGGTGATGCGTTATACAGTCAGGTGGCAATGCATGCTGAATATGGTGGTGTCGTACCTGAACTGGCTTCCCGTGATCACGTCAGAAAGTTATTACCACTAGTGCGTGAGACTCTGCAGCAGGCAGACACAACCCCACAGCAGTTAGATGCTGTTGCCTATACTGCCGGCCCCGGGCTTATTGGTGCGTTGATGGTAGGTGCTGCTACAGGCAGAGCTATGGCTCTGGGCTGGGGTATTCCGGCGCTTGGTGTGCATCATATGGAAGGGCATTTGTTAGCGCCAATGTTAGAAGATACGCCTCCGGCGTTTCCGTTTGTGGCGTTATTGGTGTCCGGAGGGCACACTCAGCTCGTTCGGGTTGATGCGATTGGTGAATATAGTTTACTGGGTGAGTCATTAGATGATGCAGCCGGAGAAGCTTTTGATAAAGCTGCCAAGATGCTTGGACTAGCATATCCAGGTGGCCCGGAGGTTGCGCGGATGGCTGAACTGGGTGATCGCAGCCGTTTTCGGTTTCCGCGCCCTATGACTGATCGTCCTGGTTTAGATATGAGCTTTAGTGGATTAAAAACCTTCACACTTAACACCAGTAACAAGCTGCGGGTAGAAGGTGAGTTGTCTGAGCAGGATAAATATGATGTAGCTGCAGCGTTCGAAGAGGCTGTTGTTGAGACGCTGGCGATCAAGTGTCGTAGGGCATTACAACAAACAGGCTTTAAGCAATTAGTGATTGCCGGCGGTGTCAGTGCAAATCAACGTTTGCGTCGTAAACTGGGTGATATGGTAGCGAAAGAAAAAGCTGAGCTTTTTTATGCCCGGCCACGCTTTTGTACCGATAACGGAGCAATGATTGCTTTTGCGGGTGCTCAGCGTTTATTGGCTGGCCAGAAGAGTGATCTGACAATTTTAGCGCAGCCACGTTGGCCGCTGGATACATTGCCAGGGCTTTAA
- the plsY gene encoding glycerol-3-phosphate 1-O-acyltransferase PlsY — protein sequence MNSPDTAINIAILLAAYLLGSIPTAVIVCRYMNINDPRQKGSGNPGATNVLRVGNKAAAVITLAGDMCKGLIAICVAQFILQDNAIAPLWLALAVLAVLSGHIWSVFLQFKGGKGVATTVGACLALDWQLGLAQVTCWLLLIWLLKISALAALGMALLTPLFTWLLVPQWLTLSLLISCILFASHHQNISQFLKRISAYK from the coding sequence ATGAACAGCCCTGATACAGCCATCAACATAGCAATTTTGCTGGCCGCCTATTTGCTGGGTTCCATTCCCACGGCAGTGATCGTCTGCCGTTATATGAACATCAACGACCCCCGTCAAAAAGGCTCCGGTAATCCTGGCGCCACTAATGTATTAAGAGTCGGTAATAAAGCGGCCGCAGTAATAACTCTGGCAGGTGACATGTGCAAAGGACTCATCGCAATCTGCGTTGCACAATTCATACTGCAAGATAATGCTATTGCCCCTTTATGGCTGGCACTCGCTGTACTCGCTGTACTTAGCGGTCATATATGGTCGGTGTTTCTGCAGTTTAAAGGCGGCAAAGGCGTCGCGACTACCGTGGGCGCCTGCCTGGCTCTGGACTGGCAGCTGGGTCTGGCCCAGGTAACATGCTGGTTGCTGCTAATCTGGCTGCTAAAAATATCAGCACTTGCAGCACTGGGCATGGCCTTACTAACCCCTTTATTTACCTGGCTACTCGTACCTCAATGGCTAACGCTAAGCTTACTGATATCCTGCATCCTGTTTGCCAGTCATCATCAGAATATCAGCCAGTTTCTCAAAAGAATAAGCGCTTATAAATAA
- the folB gene encoding dihydroneopterin aldolase → MDIVYIKQLEIETVIGIYDWEREIRQRVVLDIEMGSDILAAAASENIDNTLCYKTISERLIDFIANSEFQLIETMAEEVTKILMNEFGVRWVRLQLGKPGAVPAAEDVGIIIERGERF, encoded by the coding sequence ATGGATATTGTTTATATTAAACAGCTGGAAATTGAAACGGTTATTGGTATCTATGACTGGGAACGTGAAATTCGTCAGCGCGTAGTGCTGGATATTGAAATGGGATCTGACATCTTGGCAGCGGCTGCTAGCGAAAATATTGATAATACACTGTGTTATAAGACAATTTCAGAGCGTTTGATCGATTTTATTGCCAATAGCGAGTTTCAGCTGATTGAAACCATGGCTGAAGAAGTGACCAAAATTCTGATGAATGAGTTTGGTGTTCGCTGGGTTCGGCTGCAGTTAGGTAAGCCGGGAGCCGTTCCTGCGGCAGAAGATGTAGGCATTATCATTGAGCGTGGAGAACGTTTTTAA
- the folK gene encoding 2-amino-4-hydroxy-6-hydroxymethyldihydropteridine diphosphokinase, with protein sequence MAKVFVSIGSNQDREHNICGGLDALNATFSELRLSPVYESDAVGFDGAPFYNLVGEFLTELELPALNAVLKDIEDQHGRCRKSDSLGRTLDIDILTYDNLIGDFSGIQLPRAEVLINAFVLRPLAELATKARHPESGETYQDLWRDFDKEKQPLVAIDFSWQDQKISVAEITAD encoded by the coding sequence ATGGCAAAAGTATTCGTCAGTATCGGCAGTAATCAGGATCGTGAGCATAATATTTGCGGCGGGCTGGATGCATTAAACGCTACTTTCAGTGAACTGCGTTTGTCGCCGGTCTATGAAAGTGATGCTGTCGGTTTTGATGGTGCGCCGTTTTATAATCTCGTAGGTGAATTCTTAACTGAGCTTGAGCTGCCAGCGTTGAATGCTGTGCTTAAAGATATTGAAGATCAGCATGGACGTTGTCGTAAGAGTGACAGCCTGGGGCGTACACTGGATATCGATATTCTTACTTACGATAACCTGATAGGCGATTTTTCCGGTATTCAGCTGCCGCGTGCTGAAGTGTTGATTAATGCTTTTGTTTTAAGGCCTTTAGCTGAGTTGGCGACGAAAGCACGCCATCCTGAGTCCGGAGAGACTTATCAGGATTTATGGCGCGATTTTGATAAAGAAAAACAGCCGTTAGTCGCGATAGACTTTAGCTGGCAAGATCAAAAGATTTCAGTTGCAGAAATAACAGCTGACTGA
- a CDS encoding LemA family protein, with protein sequence MELTTIISIVVTVIIIGYIIAVYNSLVSLRNRHQNAFSQIDVQLKRRYDLIPNLVETAKGYLKHERETLEAVISARNQARAGLESAMASAQSAGALQQLGVAESGLQAAMGKFNLVVEDYPELKADAQMQQLSEELTSTENRVAFARQGFNDAVIEYNEYKQSFPPILLAGVFGHKADASLLEMADREQIQQAPSVSF encoded by the coding sequence TTGGAACTGACAACTATCATTAGCATTGTTGTGACTGTAATTATCATAGGTTACATCATTGCTGTGTATAACAGTCTGGTGAGTCTGCGTAACCGGCATCAAAATGCTTTTTCACAAATTGATGTACAGTTAAAGCGTCGCTATGACCTGATACCTAATCTGGTTGAAACCGCTAAAGGTTATCTTAAACATGAGCGTGAGACGCTGGAAGCAGTTATCAGTGCCCGTAATCAGGCGCGAGCAGGCCTGGAGAGTGCTATGGCCAGTGCACAGAGCGCTGGAGCGCTTCAGCAGTTAGGTGTTGCTGAATCTGGTTTACAGGCGGCTATGGGCAAGTTTAATCTGGTTGTTGAGGATTACCCCGAATTGAAAGCTGATGCTCAGATGCAGCAGCTGAGTGAAGAATTAACCTCAACAGAAAATCGTGTTGCGTTTGCCCGTCAGGGATTTAACGATGCGGTTATTGAATATAATGAATATAAGCAAAGCTTTCCGCCGATTTTATTAGCCGGCGTTTTTGGACATAAAGCGGATGCCAGCCTGTTGGAAATGGCTGACAGAGAGCAAATCCAGCAAGCGCCATCGGTCAGTTTCTGA